The Polymorphobacter megasporae genome window below encodes:
- a CDS encoding DUF2141 domain-containing protein, giving the protein MIALLAAAILAATPAADTAPVPDYGIAEGMCHAHEKGPALLVTAAGLKDRTGKLRLELYAPNDTEFLADDRDLVRDGKVFRRTTIDVPAAGPVELCVRAPHSGTWSVALIHDRAGAKKFKLSSDGIGFGGNPHLGLSKPHADVSEVEVGQGVTRASIRLNYRHGLLSFGPLEDAK; this is encoded by the coding sequence ATGATCGCCCTGCTCGCCGCCGCCATCCTCGCCGCGACCCCTGCCGCCGATACCGCGCCGGTGCCCGATTACGGCATCGCCGAAGGCATGTGCCACGCGCATGAAAAGGGTCCGGCGCTGCTCGTCACCGCCGCCGGGCTGAAGGACCGCACCGGCAAGCTGCGGCTCGAACTCTATGCGCCGAACGACACCGAATTTCTCGCCGACGACCGCGATCTCGTTCGCGACGGCAAAGTCTTCCGCCGCACGACCATCGACGTCCCCGCCGCCGGGCCGGTCGAGCTGTGCGTCCGCGCGCCGCACAGCGGGACATGGTCGGTCGCGTTGATCCACGACCGCGCGGGCGCGAAGAAGTTCAAGCTGTCGTCCGACGGCATCGGCTTCGGCGGCAACCCGCACCTCGGCCTGTCGAAGCCGCACGCCGACGTGTCCGAGGTCGAGGTCGGGCAGGGGGTGACGCGCGCCTCGATCCGGCTCAATTATCGCCATGGGCTGCTTTCGTTCGGCCCGCTCGAGGACGCCAAGTGA
- the infC gene encoding translation initiation factor IF-3, which produces MTRRPQNAPVPMNGPRYDEFITVPKVRVIDQDGENLGVLYTKEAIATAHEVGLNLVEVSPGADPPVCKILDVGKFKYEAQKKAAAARKNQKTQEIKEIKMRPNIDDHDYDTKMKAVQRFIEEGDKVKLTLRFRGRELSHGELGLRLLERVRDDAVDYAKVEQLPKMEGRQMLMVIAPR; this is translated from the coding sequence ATGACCCGCCGTCCGCAGAATGCCCCGGTGCCGATGAACGGCCCGCGCTACGATGAATTCATCACCGTTCCCAAGGTCCGCGTGATCGACCAGGACGGCGAAAATCTCGGTGTTCTCTACACCAAGGAAGCGATCGCCACCGCGCACGAAGTCGGCTTGAACCTCGTCGAGGTTTCGCCGGGTGCCGACCCGCCGGTGTGCAAGATCCTCGATGTCGGCAAGTTCAAGTACGAGGCGCAGAAGAAGGCCGCTGCTGCCCGCAAGAACCAGAAGACGCAGGAGATCAAGGAGATCAAGATGCGTCCGAACATCGACGATCACGACTATGATACCAAGATGAAGGCGGTCCAGCGCTTCATCGAGGAAGGCGACAAGGTCAAGCTGACGCTGCGCTTCCGTGGCCGCGAGTTGAGCCACGGTGAACTCGGCCTGCGCCTGCTCGAGCGCGTCCGCGACGACGCGGTCGACTATGCCAAGGTCGAGCAGTTGCCGAAGATGGAAGGCCGGCAGATGCTGATGGTCATCGCCCCGCGGTGA
- a CDS encoding DUF2497 domain-containing protein: MSPEAELPQSIDDIMASIRASLADDGPPVVPAQSAAARPPALPPVPSVADISASLDDVVRSMVGPMLQTWLDTHLPEIVERVTHEEIRRLTGRTD, encoded by the coding sequence GTGAGCCCCGAGGCCGAGCTGCCGCAGTCGATCGACGACATCATGGCGTCGATCCGCGCGAGCCTCGCCGACGATGGCCCCCCCGTCGTCCCGGCTCAGTCCGCGGCGGCCCGCCCGCCCGCGTTGCCGCCGGTCCCGTCGGTCGCCGATATTAGTGCGTCACTCGACGACGTCGTCCGCTCGATGGTCGGGCCGATGCTGCAGACGTGGCTCGACACCCACCTCCCCGAGATCGTCGAACGCGTGACGCACGAGGAAATCCGGCGGCTGACCGGGCGGACCGACTAG
- a CDS encoding TolC family outer membrane protein, with the protein MTRLTVLAVVAAAVGATGFAGAAAADTLPDALAAAYETNPQLTVQRAIVRQADEGVPQALASGRPTVSASGVAQQSGDNFTSDGGRYYNGALSLNQSLYRGGRTRSATSAAENRILAARARLRAVEDNVLLAVVTAYADVLRYAQVVELNENQVKVLQRELQASRDRFEVGDLTRTDVAQSDARLANAQSNLVVARGQLNTANNAYVRVVGRPPVDLAPLPPLPLLPGTVGQATDLANANNPSLVAARFDEAAARYDVSTIERQRLPTLDAGGGVNYTYTQSGTAGFTTTGTGSTGTGSTGSGSTGTGSTGGSSVVSGNFHAFQQTAGLTLTVPLYQAGLNGSQIRAAQSVRSQYMEQIGFIGRQAVETASNAFVSVATARAVITASESSVKANQLALEGVTQENQVGTRTVLEVLNAEQELVVARVNLAAARRDEYVAGYTLLAAVGEAEADPLAVPGEHYDSTANAKRVRHKWGDYDIDDNPAPLPLPDPVAASKSVAIGPPR; encoded by the coding sequence ATGACGCGTTTGACGGTGCTGGCCGTGGTCGCTGCCGCGGTTGGAGCCACGGGCTTCGCAGGGGCCGCCGCCGCCGATACGCTGCCCGATGCGCTTGCGGCGGCGTACGAGACCAACCCGCAGCTCACCGTCCAGCGCGCGATCGTCCGCCAGGCCGACGAAGGCGTCCCGCAGGCGCTCGCCAGCGGCCGTCCGACCGTCAGCGCGAGCGGTGTCGCGCAGCAGAGCGGCGATAATTTCACCAGCGACGGCGGGCGTTATTACAACGGCGCGCTCAGCCTCAACCAGTCGCTGTACCGCGGCGGCCGGACCCGGAGCGCGACGAGCGCCGCCGAGAACCGCATTCTTGCCGCGCGCGCCCGGCTTCGCGCGGTCGAGGACAATGTCCTGCTCGCGGTCGTCACCGCTTACGCCGACGTGCTGCGCTATGCGCAGGTGGTCGAATTGAACGAGAATCAGGTCAAGGTCCTCCAGCGCGAACTCCAGGCGAGCCGCGACCGCTTCGAGGTCGGCGACCTGACGCGGACCGACGTCGCGCAGTCGGACGCGCGGCTGGCAAACGCACAGTCGAACCTCGTCGTCGCGCGCGGCCAGCTCAACACCGCGAACAACGCGTATGTCCGCGTCGTCGGCCGCCCGCCGGTCGACCTCGCGCCGTTGCCGCCGCTGCCGCTCCTGCCCGGCACCGTCGGCCAGGCAACCGACCTCGCCAACGCCAACAACCCGTCGCTCGTCGCGGCCCGCTTCGACGAGGCGGCGGCGCGCTACGACGTCAGCACGATCGAACGCCAGCGACTGCCGACCCTCGATGCCGGGGGCGGGGTCAACTATACCTACACCCAGTCGGGCACGGCGGGCTTTACGACGACGGGGACCGGATCGACCGGCACCGGGTCGACCGGCTCGGGATCGACGGGGACCGGCTCGACCGGCGGCTCGTCGGTGGTCAGCGGCAACTTCCACGCTTTCCAGCAGACCGCCGGGCTGACGCTGACGGTGCCGCTGTACCAGGCGGGACTCAACGGCTCGCAGATCCGCGCGGCACAGTCGGTGCGGAGCCAGTATATGGAGCAGATCGGCTTTATCGGGCGCCAGGCGGTCGAGACCGCAAGCAACGCCTTCGTCTCGGTCGCGACCGCGCGCGCGGTGATCACCGCGTCGGAAAGCTCGGTCAAGGCGAACCAGCTCGCGCTCGAGGGTGTGACACAGGAAAATCAGGTCGGCACGCGCACCGTCCTCGAAGTCCTCAACGCCGAGCAGGAACTCGTCGTCGCCCGGGTCAATCTCGCCGCCGCGCGCCGGGACGAATATGTCGCTGGCTACACGCTGCTCGCTGCGGTCGGAGAGGCCGAGGCCGACCCGCTCGCGGTACCGGGCGAACATTACGACTCGACCGCGAATGCGAAGCGCGTCCGCCATAAGTGGGGCGATTACGACATCGACGACAACCCCGCGCCGCTGCCGCTGCCCGACCCTGTGGCCGCGTCGAAGTCGGTCGCGATCGGGCCGCCTCGGTGA
- a CDS encoding acetate--CoA ligase family protein translates to MQAPLALDRLLRPRSVVIVGASDKPGSLGALVLANLERQGFAGPIHLVNPKRSEIGGRPCVASVDDLPPGIDAAVLAIPRAGVLDVIRGLAARSVGAAVVFSAGFAEDGPQGLADQEEIGRIARDAGMVVEGPNCLGLVNFVARVSLTFITMPEARAVGPRRVGIVSQSGAMAAVLATTFIARDVPLSAYISTGNEAASGVEDYLAHLVASPETAVIAMVVEHFRRPAAFLAAARAARAAGKTIVLLHPGSSDAGAASAATHTGAMAGSYAVMKVHAEAAGVIVVASLEELGDVTEIAVRFANLPRGGVGIVAESGALKAMLLDLSEAVALDLPPLGDADSPALRAALPAFVPVSNPTDITAQGLIDPGLYGRTIAALLGDDRIDTVLVTLIQTEPGTSGIKFAAVAEALDAGGMTKPVIVAGVDEGGEVAPSDIARLRGLGVVYLPTPERAVRALARIGGCAATVVQAVGGGEGLAGLPPAGSIVPEYRAKELLSPYGIDVPGFELTQTVAAAVAAADRLGYPVVLKAQAAALPHKSDAGGVIIGLADAAAVAAGWERLHANLAASRPGLDLDGVLVEAMAAKGVELIVGARRDPAWGPTLLVGFGGVAAELLHDVVLLPPGLSRAEIVAAIRTLRLAPLLDGFRGAPACDIDAVAAIIEALGRVVGATPGITEVDLNPVVAYPYGALVLDALIST, encoded by the coding sequence ATGCAGGCTCCGCTCGCGCTCGACCGGCTCCTTCGACCGCGGTCGGTGGTCATCGTCGGCGCGTCCGACAAGCCGGGATCGCTCGGGGCGTTGGTCCTCGCCAATCTCGAGCGGCAGGGCTTTGCCGGGCCGATCCACCTCGTCAATCCGAAGCGCAGCGAGATCGGTGGGCGGCCTTGCGTTGCCAGCGTCGACGACCTGCCACCGGGGATCGACGCCGCCGTCCTCGCGATCCCGCGCGCCGGCGTACTCGACGTCATCCGCGGGCTCGCCGCCCGCAGCGTCGGTGCGGCGGTCGTGTTCTCGGCGGGCTTTGCCGAGGACGGACCGCAGGGGCTCGCCGACCAGGAGGAAATCGGCCGCATCGCGCGTGACGCGGGCATGGTCGTCGAGGGACCGAATTGCCTCGGCCTCGTCAACTTCGTCGCCCGCGTCTCGTTGACCTTCATCACCATGCCCGAGGCGCGCGCAGTGGGTCCGCGCCGGGTCGGGATCGTGTCGCAGTCGGGCGCGATGGCGGCGGTCCTCGCGACGACGTTCATCGCGCGTGACGTGCCGCTGTCCGCATACATCTCGACCGGCAACGAGGCCGCCAGTGGCGTCGAGGATTATCTCGCACACCTCGTTGCATCGCCCGAGACGGCGGTGATCGCGATGGTCGTCGAGCATTTTCGCCGCCCCGCTGCCTTCCTCGCCGCCGCCCGCGCCGCGAGGGCAGCGGGCAAGACGATCGTCCTCCTCCACCCCGGCAGCAGCGACGCGGGCGCGGCGAGTGCCGCCACCCATACCGGGGCGATGGCGGGCAGCTATGCGGTGATGAAGGTCCATGCCGAGGCGGCGGGGGTGATCGTCGTCGCGTCGCTCGAGGAGCTTGGCGACGTCACCGAGATCGCAGTGCGCTTTGCCAATCTGCCGCGCGGCGGTGTCGGGATCGTCGCTGAATCGGGGGCGTTGAAGGCGATGCTGCTCGACCTGTCCGAAGCGGTCGCGCTCGACCTGCCGCCGCTCGGCGACGCCGACAGCCCCGCATTGCGCGCGGCACTGCCCGCGTTCGTACCCGTCTCGAACCCAACCGACATCACCGCGCAGGGTTTGATCGACCCCGGCCTGTACGGGCGCACGATCGCCGCGCTGCTCGGCGACGACCGCATCGACACCGTCCTCGTGACCTTGATCCAGACCGAACCCGGGACGTCGGGGATCAAGTTCGCTGCGGTCGCCGAAGCGCTCGATGCTGGCGGCATGACAAAGCCCGTCATCGTCGCGGGCGTCGACGAAGGCGGGGAGGTCGCGCCATCCGATATCGCGCGGCTGCGTGGGCTCGGGGTCGTGTATTTGCCGACGCCCGAGCGCGCGGTCCGAGCGCTCGCGCGGATCGGCGGCTGCGCGGCGACGGTCGTGCAAGCCGTTGGCGGTGGCGAAGGCCTTGCCGGCCTGCCGCCCGCCGGATCGATCGTCCCCGAATATCGCGCCAAGGAACTGCTCAGCCCCTACGGAATCGATGTTCCCGGGTTCGAGCTGACCCAGACGGTTGCGGCGGCGGTCGCGGCCGCCGACCGGCTCGGCTATCCCGTCGTCCTCAAGGCGCAGGCCGCCGCGTTGCCGCACAAGAGCGATGCCGGTGGCGTCATCATCGGCCTCGCCGATGCGGCGGCGGTCGCGGCGGGATGGGAGCGGCTCCACGCCAACCTCGCCGCGTCGCGCCCCGGGCTCGACCTCGACGGCGTCCTCGTCGAGGCGATGGCGGCGAAGGGTGTCGAGCTGATCGTCGGCGCGCGTCGCGATCCTGCATGGGGACCGACGCTGCTGGTCGGCTTCGGCGGCGTCGCGGCCGAACTGCTCCACGACGTCGTGCTGCTGCCGCCGGGATTGTCGCGCGCCGAGATCGTCGCCGCGATCCGCACGCTACGCCTCGCGCCGCTCCTCGACGGTTTTCGCGGCGCGCCGGCCTGCGACATCGACGCGGTCGCCGCGATCATCGAAGCGCTCGGCCGTGTCGTCGGCGCAACCCCGGGCATCACCGAGGTCGATCTCAACCCGGTTGTCGCCTACCCCTACGGCGCGCTCGTCCTCGATGCGCTGATCTCGACCTGA
- a CDS encoding class I SAM-dependent methyltransferase: MKPLPIVLGLLVIAAATTAVVSGPLGSHSPEPSFPALSRPVAPIVSPRWSTEDEREHLGEAEKVIAVLGDLKGMTVADVGAGEGYYEPHLSRAVGPSGRVIAEDIDDATVAKLARRVKPLHNVTTTMGRADNVGLARSSTDVVLMVHMYHEITQPFALLWRVRASLKPGGRVAIVDADRTTGDHGTPPALLECELGAMGFARESTHAIEDGIYLAVFVPRAAPKTIVPCR; this comes from the coding sequence GTGAAGCCGTTGCCGATCGTGCTCGGGCTGCTTGTCATTGCCGCCGCGACGACGGCGGTGGTCAGCGGCCCGCTCGGCTCGCATTCGCCCGAGCCGAGCTTCCCGGCACTGTCACGCCCAGTCGCGCCGATCGTCTCGCCGCGCTGGTCGACCGAAGACGAGCGCGAGCACCTCGGCGAGGCCGAGAAGGTTATCGCGGTGCTTGGCGACCTGAAGGGCATGACCGTTGCCGACGTCGGCGCGGGCGAGGGCTATTACGAACCGCATCTGTCGCGCGCGGTGGGCCCATCGGGGCGTGTCATCGCCGAGGACATCGACGACGCGACCGTGGCCAAGCTCGCGCGTCGGGTCAAGCCGCTCCATAATGTCACGACGACGATGGGCCGCGCCGACAATGTCGGGCTCGCACGGAGCAGCACCGACGTCGTCCTGATGGTCCATATGTACCACGAGATCACCCAGCCGTTCGCGTTGCTGTGGCGGGTCCGCGCGAGTCTCAAGCCCGGCGGGCGCGTCGCGATCGTCGATGCCGACCGGACGACGGGCGATCATGGTACGCCGCCCGCGCTGCTCGAATGCGAACTCGGCGCAATGGGTTTTGCCCGCGAATCGACCCACGCGATCGAGGATGGGATCTACCTCGCGGTCTTCGTCCCGCGCGCCGCGCCGAAGACGATCGTCCCCTGCCGCTAG
- a CDS encoding glycosyltransferase: MKIVDVCAFYTPTGGGVRTYIDRKLAAGPAAGHDVTIIAPGATNGVEQRGPGAKIVWLQGPLFPIDRNYRYFADEVALHAAITAEAPDILEASSPWRSASMVARWPGSAPRSLFMHADPLAAFAYRWFEGLASPAVVDKGFDWYWRHLLRLDQHFDMVVSACDSLTDRLAAGGLRRVVTNPMGIDPDVFSAGLRDEALRRRLLHQCELGPDATLLLGVGRHAPEKRWRMIVEAVMSAAYHRPIGLVIVGSGRDSGKIRRTIGGNPHIHLADRTSDRAEMARFMASADALIHGSESETFCLVAAEARASGLHLITPDRGAAADHARQSGGTIFASGDATSAADAIGRFVDARAAGTLLVPPTTPVRTMDDHFAALFASFEALRQPKLKRAA, encoded by the coding sequence GTGAAGATCGTCGATGTCTGCGCCTTCTACACGCCCACCGGCGGCGGCGTTCGGACGTATATCGACCGCAAGCTCGCGGCCGGGCCCGCCGCCGGGCACGACGTCACGATCATCGCGCCGGGCGCGACCAACGGCGTCGAGCAGCGCGGACCAGGCGCGAAGATCGTCTGGCTCCAGGGGCCGCTGTTCCCGATCGACCGCAACTATCGCTATTTCGCCGACGAGGTCGCGCTGCACGCCGCGATCACCGCCGAAGCTCCCGACATTCTCGAGGCGTCGTCGCCGTGGCGGAGCGCATCGATGGTCGCGCGCTGGCCGGGTTCGGCACCGCGATCATTGTTCATGCATGCCGACCCGCTCGCGGCCTTCGCCTACCGCTGGTTCGAAGGGCTGGCGTCGCCGGCGGTCGTCGACAAAGGTTTCGACTGGTACTGGCGGCACCTGCTGCGCCTCGACCAGCATTTCGACATGGTCGTCAGCGCGTGCGACAGCCTGACCGACCGCCTCGCCGCGGGTGGCCTGCGTCGCGTCGTGACCAATCCGATGGGGATCGACCCCGACGTGTTTTCGGCGGGGCTGCGCGACGAGGCGCTGCGCCGCCGCCTGCTTCATCAATGCGAGCTCGGACCCGATGCGACGCTTCTGCTCGGCGTCGGACGGCACGCGCCCGAGAAGCGCTGGCGGATGATCGTCGAGGCAGTGATGTCGGCTGCGTACCACCGTCCGATCGGGCTCGTTATCGTCGGCTCGGGGCGCGATTCGGGCAAGATTCGCCGGACGATCGGCGGCAACCCGCACATTCATCTCGCCGACCGGACGTCGGACCGCGCCGAAATGGCGCGCTTCATGGCGAGCGCCGACGCGCTGATCCACGGCTCCGAATCCGAAACCTTCTGCCTCGTCGCCGCCGAGGCGCGCGCGTCGGGCCTCCACCTGATCACGCCGGATCGCGGTGCCGCCGCCGACCATGCGCGCCAGTCGGGCGGGACGATCTTCGCCTCGGGTGACGCCACGAGCGCGGCCGACGCGATCGGGCGCTTCGTCGATGCCCGCGCGGCGGGAACGCTGCTGGTCCCCCCGACAACTCCGGTCAGGACGATGGACGACCATTTCGCCGCGCTGTTCGCCAGCTTCGAGGCGCTGCGCCAGCCGAAGCTCAAGCGCGCCGCTTAA
- a CDS encoding DUF2334 domain-containing protein, producing MTERLLLASIHDVGPKFEREVDVLAARLERLLGGPRFAMLVVPDHWGEAPLSASPAYARRLRDWADAGVEMFVHGWCHRDAAPAGFAARHMTAGEGEFAALDRAEALKRMTRARAVVEDATGRPAAGFIAPAWLYSDGTRAALADAGFALAEDHFRVWNPDNGAALTRGPVITWASRSRWRRLSSRFVAGAARTALGGQRVIRVAVHPGDTREPSILNSIDATIGRFARSHRPGRYAELAGHGNDLATSLATPPSLATPRSQ from the coding sequence ATGACCGAACGGTTGCTGCTCGCTTCGATCCACGACGTCGGCCCGAAGTTCGAGCGCGAGGTCGATGTGCTTGCCGCCCGGCTCGAGCGGCTGCTTGGCGGGCCGCGCTTCGCGATGCTCGTCGTGCCCGATCATTGGGGTGAGGCCCCGTTGAGCGCATCCCCGGCCTATGCCCGGCGGCTGCGCGACTGGGCCGATGCCGGGGTCGAGATGTTCGTTCACGGCTGGTGCCACCGCGACGCCGCTCCGGCGGGGTTTGCTGCGCGCCACATGACGGCGGGCGAGGGCGAATTCGCCGCGCTCGACCGCGCCGAAGCGCTGAAGCGGATGACGCGCGCACGCGCAGTGGTCGAGGACGCCACCGGCCGGCCGGCGGCGGGGTTCATCGCTCCCGCTTGGCTATACAGTGATGGCACCCGCGCCGCGCTCGCCGATGCCGGGTTCGCGCTTGCCGAGGATCACTTCCGCGTCTGGAACCCCGACAACGGCGCTGCGCTGACCCGCGGTCCCGTCATCACCTGGGCGTCGCGGTCACGCTGGCGGCGGCTAAGCTCGCGCTTCGTCGCGGGCGCGGCGCGAACCGCGCTTGGCGGGCAGCGCGTGATCCGCGTCGCGGTTCATCCGGGCGACACGCGCGAGCCGTCGATTCTAAACAGCATCGACGCGACTATCGGCCGTTTTGCGCGGTCGCATCGGCCGGGACGCTACGCCGAGCTTGCGGGGCATGGTAACGATTTGGCAACATCGCTGGCCACGCCCCCCTCCCTTGCCACGCCAAGGTCACAATGA
- the dgcA gene encoding N-acetyl-D-Glu racemase DgcA, which translates to MSNRSLSARIERYPVRGAFVIARGAKTFVDVVVAEIDDGEHIGRGEGTAIYYRGESADSVLAQVAGAAPLIASGATRADLLTAMPPGAARNAVDAALWDIEAKASGALVWQTIGLPKPRPLLTAYTISLGEPGAMEAAARAAGHRELLKIKLSGADGASGDLARVAAVRRGAPDARLIVDANEAWETLDIEAIAHQMADLRVELIEQPVPAGSDHLLDKVRSPVPLCADESVHDRASLDAVVGRYRFINIKLDKAGGLTEALALVHAAKARGIGVMTGCMLSTSLGIAPAFFVAMQGMYADLDGPLLIEDRASGMRFDASDVWPPEPSLWG; encoded by the coding sequence ATGTCCAATCGCAGCCTCTCTGCCCGCATCGAACGCTATCCGGTCCGCGGGGCCTTCGTCATCGCGCGCGGGGCGAAGACCTTCGTCGATGTCGTCGTCGCCGAGATCGACGATGGCGAGCACATCGGGCGCGGCGAGGGGACCGCGATCTACTACCGTGGCGAGAGCGCCGACTCGGTCCTCGCGCAGGTCGCGGGCGCGGCACCGCTGATCGCGTCGGGGGCGACCCGCGCCGACCTGCTCACCGCGATGCCGCCCGGCGCGGCACGAAACGCGGTCGACGCCGCGTTATGGGACATCGAGGCCAAGGCCAGCGGCGCGCTGGTGTGGCAAACGATCGGTCTGCCGAAACCCCGGCCGCTGCTCACCGCCTATACGATCAGCCTCGGCGAGCCGGGCGCGATGGAGGCCGCTGCGCGCGCCGCCGGGCACCGCGAATTGCTCAAGATCAAGCTGTCGGGCGCGGACGGTGCCTCCGGGGATCTCGCGCGTGTCGCCGCTGTGCGGCGCGGTGCGCCCGATGCTCGCCTGATCGTCGACGCTAACGAAGCGTGGGAAACGCTCGATATCGAAGCGATCGCGCATCAAATGGCCGACCTCCGCGTCGAATTGATCGAACAACCCGTTCCCGCCGGGTCCGATCACCTGCTCGACAAGGTCCGGTCACCGGTGCCGTTGTGCGCCGACGAAAGCGTCCACGACCGCGCCAGCCTCGACGCCGTCGTCGGCCGCTACCGCTTCATCAACATCAAGCTCGACAAGGCGGGCGGGCTGACCGAGGCACTGGCTTTGGTCCACGCCGCCAAGGCGCGCGGCATCGGTGTGATGACCGGGTGCATGTTGTCGACCTCGCTCGGCATCGCCCCGGCGTTTTTCGTGGCGATGCAGGGGATGTACGCCGACCTCGACGGCCCGCTCCTGATCGAGGATCGCGCTTCCGGGATGCGCTTCGACGCCTCCGACGTCTGGCCGCCCGAGCCGAGCCTTTGGGGGTAA
- a CDS encoding protein-L-isoaspartate O-methyltransferase family protein codes for MMFETMREAMVESQLRPTGVNDPVVLAAIRAVPRERFVPPARTGLAYADTAIEIAPGRWLLEPLVTGLLLTHARIMPSDRVLIVGAGTGYAAAIIRHLSRHVTAVEENSGLVAAAQANGVDVVTGPLADGWAARAPYDLIFIDGAAAVLPSALLAQSADDGRLAAVIIGDDGVGRATVGRVAGGHFAGTGFFDTGAVALPGFGRAPKFIF; via the coding sequence ATGATGTTCGAGACAATGCGCGAGGCAATGGTCGAAAGCCAGTTGCGCCCGACCGGGGTCAACGATCCGGTCGTGCTCGCGGCGATCCGCGCCGTGCCGCGCGAACGCTTCGTTCCCCCCGCCCGCACCGGGCTCGCCTACGCCGACACCGCGATCGAGATCGCGCCGGGGCGCTGGTTGCTCGAGCCGCTCGTTACCGGTCTGCTGCTGACGCACGCGCGGATCATGCCGAGCGACCGGGTGCTCATCGTCGGCGCGGGGACTGGCTACGCCGCCGCCATCATCCGCCATCTCAGCCGCCACGTCACCGCGGTCGAGGAGAACTCGGGCCTGGTGGCGGCGGCGCAGGCGAACGGCGTCGATGTCGTGACCGGGCCGCTCGCCGACGGCTGGGCGGCGCGCGCGCCGTACGACCTCATCTTCATCGACGGCGCGGCGGCGGTGCTCCCGTCCGCATTGCTCGCGCAGAGCGCCGACGACGGGCGGCTCGCGGCGGTGATCATCGGTGACGACGGGGTCGGCCGCGCGACGGTGGGGCGTGTCGCCGGGGGGCATTTTGCCGGCACCGGCTTCTTCGACACCGGCGCCGTTGCGTTGCCGGGCTTTGGCCGCGCGCCGAAATTCATATTTTAA
- the hslV gene encoding ATP-dependent protease subunit HslV, protein MAEFPDWHGTTIVSVRKNGRVVIAGDGQVTAGQTVMKSNAKKVRRLGKDGAVIGGFAGATADAFTLFERLEAKLDRFPGQLTRAAVELAKDWRTDRYLRRLEAMMIVADKDVTLILTGTGDVLEPEFGVAAIGSGGNYALAAARALADTELDAEAIARKAMKIAAEVCVYTNDNVTLESIG, encoded by the coding sequence ATGGCAGAATTTCCCGACTGGCACGGCACGACGATCGTGTCGGTGCGTAAGAACGGCCGCGTCGTCATCGCCGGCGACGGCCAGGTCACCGCCGGGCAGACGGTGATGAAGTCGAACGCGAAGAAGGTCCGGCGGCTCGGCAAGGACGGCGCCGTCATCGGCGGGTTCGCCGGCGCGACCGCCGACGCCTTCACTTTGTTCGAACGCCTCGAGGCGAAACTCGACCGCTTCCCCGGGCAGCTGACCCGCGCCGCGGTCGAGCTCGCCAAGGACTGGCGGACCGATCGCTACCTGCGGCGGCTCGAGGCGATGATGATCGTCGCCGACAAGGACGTGACGCTGATCCTGACCGGGACGGGCGATGTCCTCGAACCCGAATTCGGTGTCGCGGCGATTGGATCGGGGGGCAATTACGCGCTCGCCGCCGCGCGGGCGCTCGCCGACACCGAGCTCGATGCGGAGGCGATAGCCCGCAAGGCGATGAAGATCGCCGCCGAGGTCTGCGTCTACACCAACGACAATGTCACTTTGGAATCAATCGGATGA
- a CDS encoding host attachment family protein codes for MLLAHGTIVAVADGEKLTLFRNGGSDSAPKLTAIGTPGVGEDNIASGGRHHSSSANPDDAQLVEDGHAGAVASLLNKMALEGEIDALVVVAPPKTLGELRKHWHKVTEGKIAGEVAKEMTGASITDITAMLEKA; via the coding sequence ATGCTTCTCGCTCATGGTACGATCGTCGCTGTCGCCGACGGGGAAAAACTGACGCTGTTCCGTAACGGCGGCAGCGATAGCGCGCCGAAGCTGACCGCGATCGGGACGCCCGGCGTCGGCGAGGACAATATCGCTTCGGGCGGACGTCATCACAGCAGTTCGGCAAACCCCGACGATGCCCAGCTGGTCGAGGACGGCCACGCCGGGGCGGTTGCCAGCCTGCTCAACAAGATGGCGCTCGAAGGCGAGATCGACGCGCTCGTCGTCGTCGCGCCGCCGAAGACGCTCGGTGAACTCCGCAAGCATTGGCACAAGGTCACCGAGGGCAAGATCGCGGGCGAAGTCGCCAAGGAAATGACCGGGGCGTCGATCACCGACATCACCGCGATGCTCGAAAAGGCGTAA